A window from Pan paniscus chromosome 14, NHGRI_mPanPan1-v2.0_pri, whole genome shotgun sequence encodes these proteins:
- the LOC117975692 gene encoding olfactory receptor 7E24-like — protein MEVSDDETDHGCPLRDIYVMDAHDAGCWFTCFRFLNLFSRQKVSNLYRPTESNRCLYIPPPRTTEDPERQPVLTGLFLSMCLVTVLGNLLIILAVSPDSHLHTPMYFFLSNLSLPDIGFTSTTVPKMIVDIQSHSRVISYAGCLTQMSLFAIFGGMEERHAPECDGL, from the exons ATGGAAGTGAGCGATGATGAAACCGATCATGGGTGCCCGCTGCGGGATATCTATGTGATGGATGC ACACGATGCTGGGTGTTGGTTTACTTGTTTCCGATTTCTCAACCTCTTTTCTAGGCAAAAGGTGTCCAATCTCTACAGACCCACAGAATCTAACAGATGTCTCTATATTCCTCCTCCTAGAACTACAGAGGATCCAGAACGGCAGCCGGTCCTCACTGGGCTGTTCCTATCCATGTGCCTGGTCACGGTGCTGGGGAACCTGCTCATCATCCTGGCCGTCAGCCCTgactcccacctccacacccccatgtacttcttcctctccaacctgtCCTTGCCTGACATCGGTTTCACCTCCACCACGGTCCCCAAGATGATTGTGGACATCCAGTCTCACAGCAGAGTCATCTCCTATGCAGGCTGCCTGACTCAGATGTCTCTCTTTGCCATTTTTGGAGGCATGGAAGAGAGACATGCTCCTGAGTGTGATGGCCTATGA